The Leifsonia xyli genomic sequence ATCCTGCCAAGTCGAGGTGGACGGGAATACCCTTAAGGGGTATATTGCTGAGACGAGTGAGCATACCCAATGGGGGTATGCCCGGGAAGGGATCGAGAATGTCCACCACCGAATTCCAGGTGACCGGAATGACCTGCGGCCACTGCGAGATCTCCGTCCGCGAAGAAGTCGAGCAGGTGGCGGGCGTGACCGCCCTCACCGTGAGCGCGCAGACCGGGAAGCTGGTCGTGACTTCGGCCGAGCCGATCGACGACTCTGCAGTGCTGGCCGCCGTCGAAGAGGCCGGGTACTCCGCAGTACGCGCCTAAAGACCCAGCACAGCGACCCGCGCGCACCGCACTCTGATCGAGGAGGTTCAATGAGCATCACGACCCCGGCCGATGAGCCGAACACCGCCGTAGAGCTGGAGATCGGCGGGATGACGTGTGCTTCCTGCGCGATGCGGGTCGAGAAGAAGCTGAACAAACTCGATGGCGTCACCGCGACGGTCAACTACGCCACAGAGAAGGCAAAGGTGACCGCTCCTCGTGGATACGA encodes the following:
- a CDS encoding heavy metal transporter, producing the protein MSTTEFQVTGMTCGHCEISVREEVEQVAGVTALTVSAQTGKLVVTSAEPIDDSAVLAAVEEAGYSAVRA